The Erinaceus europaeus chromosome 4, mEriEur2.1, whole genome shotgun sequence genomic sequence TGCTCGATAAAACATGGGCGTCTAAAAGCATCACATTCTTTCTCAGTTTCGACAGGAAGCAGAGAATTTCTTTAGAGTACATCAAATCTTTTGTCAACTAGCGATTTCTGATACAAGGGCATCAGCTATTCCTTTGGCCTTTCTAATAAAGATACTATGGGTtggagcggtagtgcagcgggttaagcacacatggcacgaaatgcaaggaccaacgtaaagatcccggttcaagccccaggctccctatctgaagggggggtgggggggggaatcatttcacaagcggtgaagcaggtctgcaggtgtctatttttctttccccctctgtcttctcttcctctctcaatttctctctgtcctatccagcaccaacagcagcaatggcaacaataaaaataacaaggacaacaaaaatgagaaaaatatcctccagaagcagtggattcgtagtgcaggcactgagccccagcaataaccctggaggcaaaaaaaaaaaaaagtggttgagcacacgcattaTAGTGTGCtatatgactcaggttcaagtctccatttcccacctgcaggacgtaagtttcacaagcagtgaagcagtactgcagatatctgcctccctctttgtctcccctttccctctcaatttctttctctatccaaataaataaatgtcacctATTTCAACTCTAGAACCCCAGGGGTTTCTTTCACATTTCCAACTCATTCACAAATAAAAGtatgataaaaatatttattaaaaatacaacatgggggtgagggtagatagcataatggttatgcaaagggacgctcatgcctgagattctgaagtcccaggttcagtcccccacaccacaataagccagagctgtgcagtgctctggtatttgcctctgtgtctttccttctctgcatctctctcaaaaataaataaaatacaaaaaaaaaaattaaaaaaaaaatacaacatggTTGTGTACTCTAAGAAtcctaaaaatttattttatctttattaatcAGAAAAACTCACCATTTTAAAGACTCAATAAACTGAGGAACTCTACAATAAATATCACAGGTAATCCTGTTTCATTGTAGCCACTTTTTCTCATTTCAATTCATTCAATTCTCATTTCAATTCTTCTTTCACTCCTTGATGATACAAGTCATCAACTCGGTTAATGTTTTCCACTCAACACAACCACCCACCCAGTAGGTGTAGCATAGAAAGGCCGGGCTCACCtactaaaaaaatagtaataatatggCACCTAGACTTGAACCTCATCTTTGCCTCTAGCTATAAGCTGACGGCACAGCTGACAACACTGAGAAACAGTTAGTAAATAACTCTGGTATATACCTGATCCTTATCACTTTTGTCAAGTGGGCCCTTTAGAAGTTCATGCTGGCTTTCAAAATATAAAAGCATATGTGCGGGAGTTGGGCGAcaacgcagcaagttaagcacaggtggtgcaaagcgcaaggacaggtgtacagattccagttccagcccccggctccccacctgcaggggagtcacttcacaggcagtgaagtaggtctgtatgtgtctctttctttccccgtcttcccctcctctctccatttctctctgtcctatccaataacgatgacatcaataacaacaacaataactacaacaataaaaaaacaaggaaagaaaaagggaataaatattttttaaaaagtttatgtggggagttgggcggtagtgcagcaggttaagcacatgtggcacaaagtccaagggccagcttaaggatcccggttcgagcccccataggcggtgaagcaagtctgcaggtgtctttctctccccctctgtcttcccctcctctctccatttctctgtcctatccaacaacgacaacaacaagaataactacaacaataaaaaacaacggcaacaaaagggaataaatattaaaaaaaaagtatatgtgcAAGCCAAACACAAGTGTTTTAAATTAGGAATTATCTTTGCTTTAAGAGAATCCTTATAGTGCCAATTCTTTTCAAAGCCAATTGTAATAGTTCACTCTTTGCTCCTCAAAGAAACATACTGCAGCCAACTGATTCTATTTTCCATTGTCCATTACACGTATCTCCTAAACACATGCTCATTAGTTACTCTGCCTTTAGTCTAACTGCTTTATCATTATCTTTCCTGTTTTTCAAAATCTGTTCATTACCTGATGAGTCCTTTCCATCAACCCCACCTCTTCTTTCATCTGTGAGTTCACTGACTCTAGCCCCTAGCCATTATCAATTACACATTTTTAGTCTATTGTTCTCTACCGGCCACTTTCTTATTCATCTTGTAAACAGTCCCTGTGTATACAAGTTTCATGTCCTCTACTATACTGTAAGCTGCTATCTGGTAGGTTTAAGATCCTTTATTCTTCAAGTATCCTATCATATACTGCTCTAGACAGTTACACATGTATTCACAATATCTGTCTTTGCCTATACtctactcatttttttctttttaattatctttatttattggatagagacattcagaaatcaagaaggaaaggggagaaagggagagagacagagagacacctgcagccctgcttcaccacttgcaaagcttcccccctgcaggtggggatcgggggcttgaacctgggtccttgcacactgtaacatgtgcgctcaagcaggtgtgccaccacccggcccccactctACTCATTTCTTAAGAGGTGAAGCTGACTCAACTTTAGTCAGAACTACTTTCAGGGAACTATCTGAATGTTCACACTTAAGTGCTTTTTGAAGTTTCTgctaaaaaacaaaggaaaaaaaggggggggaagcacTCGTTTCTTTTAGGATctcaaagccatttttttttctctctttctttctttctttctgtcttttttgcctccaaggttatcgctggggcttggtgccagcactccattttgttgctcgttgttggataggacagagagaaatcaagagaggagggaaagacagagggggagagaaagatagacaccagcagacctgcttcaccgcctgtgaagcaacccccctgcaggtggggagcccgggtctcaaaccgggatccttacattggtctttgcacttcatgccatattgtgtttaacttgctgtgctactgcccagcgccCAGCCATCATGTTTTGATACATTATTATAGCCAAGGGTCTCCTTACACACCATCTCCAATGAAACCTTTTTCTCTGTAGTTCTGTCAAACACAACACAGCATGAATTCGTCAACAGTGGTctaggaagtggcgcagtgaataaagcattagactctctctcttttttaaatttgtttaattatctttatttatttattgaatagagacagccagaaatgagaggaagggggtgacagagaaggaaagagacagagagacacctgcaacactgcttcaccacttgcaaagctttccccctacaggtaggaacagaggctcgaacttgggtcctttcacattgtaacatgtgcgctcaaccaggtatgccaccattcaGTCCccaagcattagactctcaagtacgagatcctgagttcaatccccaacagccatgtgccagagagatgtctgcctgcctctctctctctccctccctgtctctctctcttccctctccctttctgtctttctcattaataaataaaatcttagggggctgggcggtagcgcagcacgttaagtgcacatggcgcaaagcacgaggaccagtgtaaggatcctggttcgagcccccggctccccacctgcaagggggtcgcttcacaagtggtgaagcaggtgtgcagctgtctatcattctctccccctgtcttcctgtcctctcttgatttctctctttcctgtccaacaatgacagcaacaacaacaacaatgataaacaagggcaacaaaagggggggaaatatcctccaggagcagtggattcgtagtataggcaccgagccccggaaataaccctggagacaaaaaataaataaataaaatcttttttaaaagtatgaactaaaaaaaaatttttttcatcaaCATATCTCAACAGAGTCTCCATTGCCCAGCATTTTACAAAAACatagaaacaaaaaccaaccatcTAAAATCAGACACCCAACAAAATCTTCAAGATAGGCCTTCAATTAAAGCTGGGAGGTAATCAATACATTTTGACACTCCCTCTTCTCCCAGCCAGGGAAATCATCAGAAGATAAAAAGTCACCAGTCCTTAATGTCCTAAAGGAGTAGAAAACAAATAACAGGTTCACAATTTCAGTAAAATTAGTTCAGTACCAATGGGCAAGTTCACCAGTCTTCTCCTAAGTCTGCAGTGATGGCTACAGCAGGTAGCTTGATCAGGTGAAGAGGATGTTATAAAAAGCAGTGGAGTAACTGGTTTTGTTTACTCCAACTCATACCTTCCTATTAAGTTCAGCTTCTCTAAATTTCTAATCTAATAAGCCAATTTAGCCTTGGGCTAGGATCATTTACATCCAGAACAGTTAGTCATACCCTGGAGCCTGATGTATTAGGTTTGAATTTAAGGTAGAAAAATCTGAAGCAATGGGAActtagaaaaaaatctttaatttaAATGTTAGCGTATGAAGTCTTTCCTCAAAGACAGGAATGGATAATGTCTTTTCCCCGCAGTGCAGGCAGGCATCTTGTCCATGTGTAATTTCATCGCTTCCTTGcaaactctttcttttcttcttccctccccttcacCCCACCCCTTCTAGATAGTAAGGCAaggagagatgtcacagcactggattttctcatgtggtgctggggctgcaaTCCAGGCCATGCGTGTGGCAAGGCATACACCCCACCAGGTACACTATATTCCAATTCTGTTTTTTCTTATAGCCTGACAACTCAACTAACATGACTCCACAGAATCCCTTATAATAAATGACTAACCAACAAATCAGTTATTTGGTACATTATTACTGATGAAGTTCTCTTATTGGACCACATGCAGGAAGATGATTTACTTGCAAAGTTTCTTGATGTATACCGTATATAAAATAGTGGtcagaaaaatataaattttatcacAAAGCaactgagtttttaaaattttgatgatATGAGTAgtcatagatagcataatggttatgcaaacagactttcatgactgaggctctgaagtcacaggttcaatcccctgcatcaccataagccagagctgagcagtagtctggtaaaataaataaaattttaatgataGATGCCAATATCAAACAAGAACAGAATTATCAGATATATGGCGACATACATACAATGCAGGGCCTATTAAACAGAGAgtaatgcagagagaaagacactcatGGGTTCCTGCCACATGAAGCACTTTACAACAGTGAGCTCTTAGCTGTAGGGTTTTATTTCTCCAATCAATACCAACAACCAATCAGCAGGAACCAACAGCACCTTAAGGAGAGTTGGGAAACACTGCTtaatcagctaaaaaaaaaaaaaaaaaaaaagagaaacaggtcAACAAATCAAACACCCAGAAGCATCTCTCAGAACAATCAGAATATTTTAAATCATAGGTAACTCACAagcaattctttcacttcttcctCACACTCGAAAAGTCAAAATATCACTTGGACCACCCTGAGTTGTTGGTGAGGAGGTAGATGGATTATAATATGAGATGACATCAATGAGACATACAAACAAGGTAAATGAAGTGAAAGCCCAACATTTATAGTAAATGAGCTTGCCCTTTcccttagaaaaacaaaaaaccccaacccAAAACTGAAAATATAAAGTGGGAAAATTTTCAAAGGTGTGTTGTTGCTGCTCTAAGTTTAGTACATATACTGGAAGTGTGGCTGGtgatattttgactttttttttttaatgttgagggTAAAGAACTTTGTTCTTTCAATACCTGAACCAGAGCAGAAACACAGTAGTAAATTATAATGTGGATGAAGTAGCATCCACAGGACataaagatgggggaggggggaggggagaaggggtagGTCTTGCTGTTGGCAGAAGAGCTAAGCAGTCTTAAAAGAATATTCTAGGTTTGCCATAAAGGGTCATCACAAATCCCAAGGCCCACCACCtaccccttctcctcttctccaagGGCACCTACCTTACTGTAAGTCACTACTGATAAGTTGTTTGCGTGACTGCTGGGGGACAGATTTACAGAGTTCTGTGAGAGTCTATTCTCATCTTGCTCAGTTTGGTCAGGAGCAGGAGCCCATGTGTTTTTGCTGATCGAGTCGAACTCGGAACCCCCAGGGTCTTTTAAGTTGTTTTCATCTGATTGTCGGTTCTTTTGGGGAGAGGCAAACGGGTTGAAGTTTCCTTCTACCTTGCGATGTGGCTGTGTGTTGAACTCCGTTTCAAAAGATGACAGCTGCTGCGTTACTCCTAAAAGTCCACCCACCTCCACACTGAGAATCACCCAGATGACATCTGAAACAAAAAGGCAACTCAAGTCAAAGTCAGGCATACCCTCAAGGTCCAAGGCAGCCACCATCGAAAATCCCAAATGTCACCCAAGTCAAAGAAGGAAGTATTTTCTATACAATAGTTTTAGAAGCTCACTGAGCAAGAAGTCCAGTACTTTTGTACTACATGTAGGTCTATATTTTTGGCAATGCCAAATTAAAAAGTCAAGTACATTTTCCACAGAAGTTTGTAGTGTGACCCATGAAACTATttgtaaaaaattatatattaccAGTTAATGCTGATCAACAGCCATATCTGCAAATCAGTCCAGAGAACAATGATCAAACGAAATCTAAGAGATAGTTTTCCTGGAATTACAAGTGCTTTGTGgtttctgtcttatttcatgTTTTTAACTGAGGAAATATCAAgctaggcttatgcccaaaatgTTTGCAATTACTAGAATTTCTACTTGTTGGCCACACCCACCCACTCTTGGGCAATTTAGTGACCTCATAAACTGTCCAAACCAGGAATGAAATAATTACACCACATGTACCCTGCACCAATCCTAACATATCTAGCTATCACCGTAACTATTTTTTAACAATCTATATAatcaaaagataacaaaaatttagTGTACACACCAACTTTGCCTTTCTGTCATATAGAGAAACCATATATACAGTGAAGCCATATGAGATTTGTTTAAAAGATGTACCACAGAGCTTTTGGTCATAATTCAATTCTATATTTCCTCAACTACCAAAGATAACATTCAAATAGAATAAAGAAAGCAGTTAATTTCTTCTAATGTTTAACACCTCAATTTAAAAAACAGCAGCATCTTTACTGCTGGAAGAGTTTCAAAAAGCAAGCTATAGAAGAAAGGCCAAGAAGCTTTTAAGTCTAAATCCTATTAAAAAcaattaaggggagtcgggccgtagcgcagtgggttaagcgcaggtggcgcaaagcacaaggatcgacgcctagtttgagcccctggctccccacctgcaggggagtcacttcacaggcggtgaagcaggtctgcaggtgtctgtctttccccctctctgtcttcccctcctctgtccatttctctctgccctttccaacaatgacaacatcaataacaataataactacaacaataaaacaacaagggcaacaaaagggaataaataaataaatatttaagaaaaaaacaactatgaAAATTTTCTGGGTTCCTAAAAACCTGCTAAAAGGTTGGTAGGAAAAGGCAACTAAGTGCGACTGGTTAGTGATATGGTAATCTATTacattttattgcctccagtgttagttgccattggggctcagtgctaacatgATTCCACTGTACCCAGAAACcatgttctcttttttcttcctctctcttaatAGTGGGCgagagactgagaaacagaggaagaaagacaaagagacacctgcagcactgcttgtaaagtgagtgggaactgaggtcttgaacctgggtcccagtgGAAGGCAACGTAaattctatcaggtgtgccaccatctagtccCGGTTACATGGAAATTTAGACAATGTACATGCCTagaacaaatatatttaaataaatgaaataaattgaaaaaattaagcttttcaatttggtctTGTACCTGAGGAAGAGTATCTTAGCCTGCAATCTAAGCCTAGTGTTTTGAAAGATGTACTAAAAATTCAACTGCCATGAGCATAACCCAGAATTGAACCGCCCCCACCTCTGGCTTCATAGCTATggtttttccctctttatctgaaaaaggttGGCTTGGAGTGGTAAAGCCATACCATGacaaaaaagacaacaacaacaacaaaacaaacaaacaaacaaaaatttaaaaaaaaaccactaggcTGCATACAAAGAGCTATGATcaggcccgggtggtggcgcatgttacaatgtgcaaggacccaggctctagTCTCAGGTacctacctacctgcagggggaaagctttgtgagtgatgaagcagtgtcacaggtgttctctgtctctctccctcgctatctcccccttcttgatttatggctgtctctatacaataaataaataaagatagtttataaataaatatataaataccaatgAGCTATGATCCAGAACCCTATTAAGTAGAGATGCAGTGACATCTGCTGTTCACTTCTGGAATTAACAATTCCCTTAACCTCTTAAGAAGAGGAAGTCATGATCAGCAGCACTATTAGGACTCACAGAAGTGGGTATCCATTCAGATGCCCTTATCATTAAAGCTAATGTGAATCTTCATGCAAACTAGTACCATATAAGTTCAAACTACTGACTTAAAACCATGAGCCAGGATACACAGTGTACCACCCTCCACCTAGAAATCTGGAACACTGTCAATCTTGTAAATTGTAAACCAATATAATGCGGAAGAACACTTAATTGACAGGTAGCATGCTCTCCTAACATTTCTTCACTCTACTGTTCATTTCCCCCAAAAAGAAAAGCCTTGTTTTTATAGTACATTAACTTATTGTCTTCCACAAATTTTCTAAAACCCTCTGTTAAGTACTATCAATATCTAGGTCATATGCTCTTTTCTTTAAGCTTAGAAAACTAAACACTGATCAAAGCTGTTATCAATAAGAGACTAGTGACACCGCTACCCCACTGCTTGAGCTATTATCAATAAGAGACTACTGCTACCCCACTGCTTGCCGGGACTAAAGTTTCATTAACAAAACTAAATCATTAGGCCTTACAACATTAAGCCCCTGCTCTCTCTTCACCTTAGCTACTTTCCACATTGTTTACAGATCCTAAGCAGTACTGTAAAAGGAGCTATTTGATAAGTCACagatatagggggccaggtggtagcacagcaggttaagcacatgtggcacaaagcacaaggaccggtgtatggttcctggtttgag encodes the following:
- the ILRUN gene encoding protein ILRUN isoform X4 codes for the protein MEGMDVDLDPELMQKFSCLGTTDKDVLISEFQRLLGFQLNPAGCAFFLDMTNWNLQAAIGAYYDFESPNISVPSMSFVEDVTIGEGESIPPDTQFIKTWRIQNSDVIWVILSVEVGGLLGVTQQLSSFETEFNTQPHRKVEGNFNPFASPQKNRQSDENNLKDPGGSEFDSISKNTWAPAPDQTEQDENRLSQNSVNLSPSSHANNLSVVTYSKLIKQCFPTLLKVLLVPADWLLVLIGEIKPYS